The genomic region TGGTCGGTGAGGAATTCCACCGCATCTTCAACGTCGGCGGTGACCCGGGCCCCATGCACATGCACGGCGTGGAGCCGAACTTGTTCGAGCGCGCCGCGAAGTTCTCCCGTCACCTTAAGGCGCTGGACAAATTCCTCGACGCGCGCACACTTGTGGTTCATGACGCCCCTATGACGTGGGGGTTCATCGTGTCTGAAGCCCGCCGCGCGATGAACGCCGCAGCCCGCGCGAACCGTTCCCGTAACCGCAGGCAAGGCCGCCGCAGGCAGCGGGTGGGGCATGTGCCGGCGCCGGAAGGCATCGTCGATACGCTCGCGACAGCACGCAAGCAGGGCGTGACGCTTATCGACGTCCGACTCGAATCCGTCGCCTCCGCCTCCGGCATCGATGCACCCGCGCCGGACGCGAGCCCGCAGCGCGCCGCGCGGCCGGAGGAGGAAACCTCCCGCGAACGCACACTCGTGCTGGTCAGCCTGTTCTTGAAGCAGTTGGAGAACGGTGAGGTTCTCTCGCGCACCCCTGATGAGCTCGCCCCGGACCGCTTCGGCCTGCAACGCTCGCGCATCCGCGTCGAGGCAGAGAAGAAACAGCCGAAGCAGGGCAACCCCGGCCAGTTCACTGACAAGTCCGGCCTGCGCCCCGGTATGGAGGTCGTGGTCACGGACGACATTCAGGCCGACCACGACGAGGTGGTGCAGAAGATCCTGGACCTGGACCTGAACTACTCGGAGAAGCTGTCCCGGGAGACATCGCTCGTGGTCAGCAACATCACCGGCCCGCCGGAGCAGCTGCGCGGTAAGGCGATGCACGCGCAACGGAAGAACATCCCGCTCGTGACGGACACGGAATTCCTCGCGGCCGCCGCCGAGGCGCTGCGCTAAAGTTTCTACCCATGAGTTCAAGCACGAGCCGGAGCACCACCGGCGGCAGGAGCGCCTTTGCCCGCCTGCGTTCGCGGGCCGCAGTGTCCGCCGCAAAACTAGCCACCACTGCCTCGAGGGCGACCGGCCGCGGGGCCGGCGGCATGATCGGCGGCCTTGTCGCCGGTGTGATCGACCCGAACATCCTCGAGGGGCTCGCGGGCCGGCCGACCATCCTGGTCACCGGCACCAACGGCAAGTCCACTACGACTGGCATGCTCGCGGCGGCGCTGCGCACGAAGTACACGGTGGCCACCAATGACGGCGGCGACAACATGGACGCGGGCATCATCTCGGCTCTGCTTGCTGACGGCGCAGCATCCCACGTTGTCCTCGAAGTCGACGAGTTGCATGTTCCCGCCATTGCCGACCGGCTCAAGCCGGAAGCCCTCGTGCTGCTCAACCTGTCGCGGGACCAGCTCGACAGGGTCGGGGAGATCAATGCGATTGAACGGGCGTTGCGTGGGTGCGTCGAAAAGCATCCGGAGATGACCGTGATCGCGAACTGCGACGATGTCCTGATGACCTCGGTGGCTCTTGACGCACCGAATGTCGTGTGGGTTTCCGCTGGCGCAGGCTGGCTCGGTGATTCTGTG from Corynebacterium genitalium ATCC 33030 harbors:
- a CDS encoding hypothetical protein (3'-5' exonuclease of DNA polymerase III); translated protein: MVEGTPEAEVIPPAEQFPYVALYVQTTNIHPSTGRLVTLDAVAFDDSGVVGEEFHRIFNVGGDPGPMHMHGVEPNLFERAAKFSRHLKALDKFLDARTLVVHDAPMTWGFIVSEARRAMNAAARANRSRNRRQGRRRQRVGHVPAPEGIVDTLATARKQGVTLIDVRLESVASASGIDAPAPDASPQRAARPEEETSRERTLVLVSLFLKQLENGEVLSRTPDELAPDRFGLQRSRIRVEAEKKQPKQGNPGQFTDKSGLRPGMEVVVTDDIQADHDEVVQKILDLDLNYSEKLSRETSLVVSNITGPPEQLRGKAMHAQRKNIPLVTDTEFLAAAAEALR